A single Loxodonta africana isolate mLoxAfr1 chromosome 24, mLoxAfr1.hap2, whole genome shotgun sequence DNA region contains:
- the FOXS1 gene encoding forkhead box protein S1, producing the protein MQCLAPVVPAAASPAGMQQQPLPGPLGPAAEPTKPPYSYIALIAMAIQSSPGQRATLSGIYRYIMNRFAFYRHNRPGWQNSIRHNLSLNECFVKVPRDDRKPGKGSYWTLDPDCHDMFEHGSFLRRRRRFTRRAGAEGAKSPAKTRRGPLRMTSRDPGAPDAATGRQCPFPPELPEPKGLSFGGLVGALPASICPATTDARPQLPTEPKEMPTSKQTGPGELPAATSPSPCPAFGFPGGFSEPEGFNKTPTPILTTEAGIGNSYQCRLQALNFCMGADPGLEHLLASAAPSPASPTPPASLRAPLPLPADPKEPWVAGSFPVQGGPGYPLGLTPCLYRTPGMFFFE; encoded by the coding sequence ATGCAGTGCCTGGCCCCTGTGGTCCCAGCAGCCGCCAGCCCAGCCGGCATGCAGCAACAGCCCCTGCCTGGGCCCCTGGGCCCTGCGGCAGAACCCACCAAGCCTCCCTACAGCTACATAGCACTGATTGCCATGGCCATCCAGAGCTCGCCGGGCCAGCGGGCCACCCTTAGCGGCATCTACCGCTACATCATGAACCGCTTCGCCTTCTACCGCCACAATCGGCCCGGCTGGCAGAACAGCATCCGCCACAACCTGTCGCTCAACGAGTGCTTTGTCAAGGTGCCCCGTGATGACCGCAAGCCAGGCAAGGGCAGCTACTGGACGCTGGACCCCGACTGCCACGACATGTTCGAGCATGGCAGCTTCCTGCGCAGACGCCGGCGCTTCACCAggagggcaggggctgagggCGCCAAGAGCCCTGCCAAGACCCGCCGTGGACCCCTCCGAATGACCAGCCGGGACCCAGGAGCTCCTGACGCTGCAACTGGCAGGCAGTGCCCATTCCCACCCGAGCTGCCAGAGCCCAAGGGCCTAAGCTTTGGGGGTCTGGTGGGGGCCTTGCCAGCCAGCATATGCCCAGCAACCACTGATGCCAGGCCTCAGCTGCCCACAGAGCCCAAAGAGATGCCCACATCCAAGCAGACAGGCCCAGGGGAGCTCCCTGCGGCCACGTCGCCCTCCCCATGTCCAGCATTTGGCTTCCCAGGCGGCTTCTCTGAGCCTGAGGGTTTCAACAAGACCCCCACACCCATCTTGACCACCGAGGCAGGTATTGGGAACAGCTACCAGTGCCGGCTGCAGGCACTGAATTTCTGCATGGGGGCTGATCCAGGCCTTGAGCACCTCTTGGCCTCAGCAGCCCCCTCCCCTGCATCCCCCACCCCTCCAGCCTCACTCCGGGCCCCACTGCCCCTGCCAGCTGACCCTAAGGAACCCTGGGTTGCAGGCAGCTTCCCTGTCCAGGGAGGTCCCGGCTACCCACTGGGGCTGACCCCCTGTCTATACCGGACGCCAGGAATGTTCTTCTTTGAGTGA